The Equus przewalskii isolate Varuska chromosome 5, EquPr2, whole genome shotgun sequence genome window below encodes:
- the PRLH gene encoding prolactin-releasing peptide, with the protein MKATRAWLLCLLLLGLALQGAASRAHQHSMEIRTPDIDPAWYMGRRIRPVGRFGRRGAALGLQPSLRHRQVCLLLEGGAESSQDE; encoded by the exons ATGAAGGCAACACGAGCCTGGCTCCTgtgcctgctgctgctgggcctggCCCTTCAGGGGGCTGCGAGCCGAGCCCACCAGCACTCCATGGAGATCCGCA CCCCTGACATCGATCCTGCCTGGTACATGGGCCGCAGAATCCGACCAGTGGGCCGCTTCGGCAGGAGGGGAGCAGCCCTGGGGCTGCAGCCAAGCCTCAGGCACCGGCAGGTCTGCCTCCTCTTGGAAGGAGGCGCTGAGTCCTCCCAGGATGAGTGA
- the RAB17 gene encoding ras-related protein Rab-17 isoform X2: MAQVAGASCPRAAPGQPFVFKLVLLGSGSVGKSSLALRYVKNDFRSTLPTVGCAFFTKVVDLGAASLKLEIWDTAGQEKYHSVCHLYFRGANAALLVYDITRKDSFDMVQQWLKDLEKEFHPGEIVVMLVGNKTDLGEEREVTFEEGKEFAESKRLLFMETSARLNHQVTEVFSAVARELLQREERKEGQTQRRDARLALNERPAGQAKCCAR, translated from the exons ATGGCACAGGTGGCTGGGGCCTCCTGCCCTCGGGCTGCTCCGGGCCAGCCCTTTGTGTTCAAGCTGGTCCTCCTGGGAAGTGGCTCTGTGGGCAAGTCCAGCTTGGCTCTCCGGTATGTGAAGAATGACTTCAGGAGTACCCTGCCTACCGTGGGAT GTGCGTTCTTCACAAAGGTGGTGGATCTGGGTGCTGCGTCTCTGAAGTTGGAGATCTGGGACACGGCCGGCCAGGAGAAATACCACAGCGTCTGCCACCTCTACTTCAGGGGAGCCAATGCTGCGCTTTTGGTGTATGACATCACCAGGAAG gattcCTTCGACATGGTTCAGCAGTGGCTGAAGGACCTGGAGAAGGAGTTCCACCCAGGAGAGATTGTGGTGATGCTGGTCGGCAACAAGACGGACCTCGGCGAGGAGCGGGAGGTGACGTTTGAG GAGGGGAAGGAGTTTGCAGAGAGCAAGAGGCTGCTGTTCATGGAAACATCGGCCAGGCTGAACCACCAGGTGACCGAGGTCTTCAGCGCAGTCG CCCGAGAGCtgctgcagagagaagagaggaaggagggccaGACCCAGCGGAGAGATGCTCGGCTGGCTCTGAACGAGAGGCCCGCGGGACAGGCCAAGTGCTGTGCGCGCTAG